A genomic segment from Myxococcales bacterium encodes:
- a CDS encoding prolyl oligopeptidase family serine peptidase encodes MLVVQGEKDARVKTDQSERIVKALKGSGVAVHYLLLPGEGHGFSKNENILKVSLLTDRFLDRYVFGDETVRVD; translated from the coding sequence TTGCTCGTTGTGCAAGGCGAAAAGGACGCGCGCGTAAAGACCGACCAGTCGGAGCGAATCGTCAAAGCGCTCAAGGGCTCCGGCGTCGCCGTCCACTACCTCCTGCTCCCAGGAGAAGGGCACGGCTTCTCGAAGAACGAGAACATCCTCAAGGTGTCGCTGCTCACCGATCGCTTCCTCGATCGGTACGTCTTCGGGGACGAAACGGTGCGCGTGGATTGA